The following proteins come from a genomic window of Palaemon carinicauda isolate YSFRI2023 chromosome 12, ASM3689809v2, whole genome shotgun sequence:
- the LOC137650892 gene encoding uncharacterized protein: MIKDNVSQGDESEQVIDVLKASKMIQWFDEANPDEFLMLFERLALNLKWPKRLWPVILQPSLKGKTRTVFLLLTSSESNYYDFTNDSILKAFKLTAEYYRLKFRRYKKSDSHSYIEYSHNLVKLHDKWYTAASFTTIDEYRELILLEQFIRGVPIDIQRYLLEREVTTLQRSAVLAGNYSLIKPHQQSQRQSKTSPGNISEEKKSSGSYSRSLSEVRCYKCTQLGHTRARCPSNYKEGKKKSSGSNMAIRKVRQEIPVSHCDRLDNELAPFKSDGVVSVSDDLGRSVPVRIVCDTCSSNSLIVKEKVPGLEKTFTSDRLVFRSLGGLATVPLCRIYLHWGLLTRYVTVGVVDELPIQGVDFLMGNNFAGGKVVPSPIVVDTPLEISPVEDPVLYPFCVVWRSRSLAVVEVPRKGGTDVTKDVNVITTSGTEEKDVVGTVDIDINIDSLFQTDSF, from the coding sequence ATGATAAAAGATAACGTGAGCCAAGGGGATGAAAGTGAACAGGTAATTGATGTTCTAAAGGCTTCTAAAATGATTCAGTGGTTTGATGAAGCGAATCCAGACGAGTTCCTTATGCTCTTTGAAAGACTTGCGCTTAATTTGAAGTGGCCCAAGCGTTTATGGCCCGTAATTTTGCAGCCATCATTAAAGGGTAAAACTAGAACTGTTTTCTTGTTGTTAACCTCTAGTGAGAGTAATTATTACGACTTTACTAATGATAGTATCCTGAAAGCTTTTAAGCTTACGGCTGAATATTATCGTCTCAAGTTTCGTAGATATAAGAAGTCTGATTCACattcatacattgaatattcaCATAATCTTGTTAAATTACATGATAAATGGTATACAGCAGCAAGTTTCACTACCATAGATGAATATAGGGAGCTCATTTTACTTGAACAGTTCATTAGAGGTGTTCCTATTGATATTCAGAGATACCTACTTGAGCGTGAGGTTACAACTTTACAAAGATCAGCTGTGTTAGCTGGGAATTATAGTTTAATTAAACCACATCAACAAAGTCAAAGACAATCCAAGACATCTCCAGGTAATATATCAGAGGAGAAGAAATCCTCTGGCTCATACAGTAGAAGTCTGTCTGAGGTTAGGTGTTACAAATGTACCCAGCTTGGTCACACGAGGGCAAGATGTCCTAGTAATTATAAGGAGGGGAAGAAAAAGTCTTCGGGATCAAATATGGCAATTAGGAAGGTCCGGCAAGAAATTCCTGTTTCTCATTGTGATAGGTTAGATAATGAGTTGGCTCCTTTCAAGTCTGATGGGGTTGTGTCAGTATCAGATGACCTAGGTAGAAGTGTGCCTGTTAGGATAGTATGTGACACTTGTTCTTCTAATAGTTTAATTGTAAAAGAAAAGGTTCCCGGATTGGAAAAGACTTTTACATCCGATAGACTGGTTTTTAGAAGTTTGGGTGGACTGGCAACAGTTCCCTTGTGTAGGATATATCTGCATTGGGGTTTATTAACTCGTTATGTCACAGTTGGGGTGGTGGATGAATTGCCTATTCAAGGTGTTGATTTTCTTATGGGGAACAACTTTGCAGGAGGGAAGGTTGTACCTAGTCCCATAGTTGTTGACACTCCACTAGAGATAAGCCCTGTAGAAGATCCAGTATTGTATCCTTTTTGTGTTGTATGGCGTAGCAGAAGTCTGGCTGTGGTAGAAGTCCCACGAAAGGGTGGAACAGATGTGACTAAGGACGTCAATGTAATTACTACTTCAGGTACTGAAGAAAAAGATGTTGTTGGTACAGTTGACatagatatcaatattgatagtttATTCCAAACTGATAGTTTTTAA
- the LOC137650578 gene encoding calponin homology domain-containing protein DDB_G0272472-like, with translation MPFNLQQFIVSPRDHVESLTVATKTDLKNLARHYDVQIPATAVKCVILSHILNFLVDEDIVPEEELADVRALTVTNPNSDLDKLSLQLELEKMKMQAATAAATAATAAAELEERKAAAAERAATAAAELEERKAAAAERKAAAAASLERIKVETALEQQEKASEQKNNALRVRLQIEREAATVTERDLAFIRLKEKEEGKLIPEPFDVGKVQKLLPTFEEREPDNYFSVFEDTAKNLNWPQDKWYLIIRNSFKGKALSVCATMLEEHDYFIIKQAILDAYSITAEGYSKYFVIVRSKFSRPF, from the exons atgcctttcaacttgcaacaatttattgtatcaccacgggatcatgtggaatctctcacagttgccacaaaaactgacctaaagaatctagctcgccattatgatgtacagattcccgcaactgccgtaaaatgtgtaattctcagtcatattttgaacttccttgtagatgaagatattgttccagaagaagaattggctgacgttcgagctctaacagttaccaatccaaatagtgacttggataaactaagtctacagctggagttggaaaagatgaagatgcaagccgcaactgcagcggcaactgccgcaactgccgccgctgagttagaagaaaggaaagccgctgctgctgaacgagccgcaactgccgccgctgag ttagaagagaggaaagccgctgctgctgagcgcaaggctgctgccgctgcttccctagaacgtatcaaggtggaaactgctttggagcaacaagaaaaagcaagtgaacagaaaaacaacgctctccgtgttaggctgcagattgagagagaagcggccacagtaacagaacgggatctggcatttataagactgaaagaaaaggaagaaggtaagctaattcccgaaccctttgatgtgggcaaggtgcagaaattgctgcccacatttgaagaacgggaacctgataactacttttctgtgttcgaagacacagccaagaatctcaattggcctcaggacaaatggtatttgatcatccggaactcatttaaaggtaaagcattatctgtatgtgccactatgttagaggaacatgattatttcataattaaacaggcaatccttgatgcttattctattactgcggaaggttatagcaaatatttcgtaatagtcagaagcaagttcagcagacctttttag